A genomic segment from Oncorhynchus clarkii lewisi isolate Uvic-CL-2024 chromosome 12, UVic_Ocla_1.0, whole genome shotgun sequence encodes:
- the LOC139422929 gene encoding oligodendrocyte-myelin glycoprotein-like: MRKRRVLLMPPSVPPHCVAVLWLLMLLGLQALAVCPPMCTCNHSHREVDCSWRGLRTLPLGLQHNLHSLNLSHNRIHDLDGQLSTFVHLRTLDLSHNRLVHLPTALPRALWELHIAANGINLLDKNDTAYQWNLRVLDLSNNKLERAVFINNTLTSLRLLNLSHNRFWTVPTNMPASLETVDLSHNSLVQMLPGTLARLFRLTTFYLHSNRFSSVGPRAFSQLGSLRLLSLGDNPWACEHQTNITHLLAWLKHTSTRVLGCPCHTHSVCGEHPLARTGGWHFASYTQPPLAAGTQEEWSHPPPPEALTRWPWYLSESALLNTQLHSRKAPGRPSGSEDHGLFTDQHPFTSTPLAISTLPTDRTHTDNSLTSTDDPFLTDTAFTTDSFYTTDNPSTITRRTATLRTRSVKRPNQGGSPVRNTSPAPSPRSTLPLLLNLWFFLTHTRYVL, from the exons ATGAGGAAAAG GCGTGTGCTACTGATGCCCCCCAGCGTCCCTCCCCACTGTGTGGCcgtgctatggctgttgatgctgcTGGGTCTCCAGGCCCTGGCTGTCTGCCCCCCAATGTGCACCTGTAACCACAGCCACAGGGAGGTGGACTGTTCCTGGAGGGGCCTGAGGACTCTGCCCCTGGGCCTGCAGCACAACCTGCACTCCCTCAACCTGTCTCACAACCGCATCCACGACCTGGACGGTCAGCTGAGTACCTTTGTCCACCTCCGCACCCTGGACCTGTCCCACAACAGGCTGGTCCACCTGCCCACCGCTCTGCCCAGAGCCCTGTGGGAGCTCCACATTGCAGCCAACGGCATCAACCTGCTGGACAAGAACGACACAGCCTACCAGTGGAACCTGCGGGTCCTCGACCTGTCCAATAACAAGCTGGAACGGGCCGTGTTCATCAACAACACCCTGACCAGCCTGCGCCTGCTCAACCTCAGCCACAACCGCTTCTGGACCGTGCCTACCAACATGCCTGCCAGCCTGGAGACCGTGGACCTTTCCCACAACTCCCTGGTGCAGATGCTGCCTGGCACTCTGGCACGGCTTTTCAGGCTGACCACCTTCTACCTGCACTCCAACCGCTTCTCCTCTGTGGGCCCCAGGGCCTTCAGCCAGCTGGGCAGCCTGCGGCTCCTCTCCCTGGGGGACAACCCCTGGGCCTGTGAGCACCAGACCAACATCACCCACCTGCTGGCCTGGCTCAAGCACACCTCCACCCGCGTGCTGGGCTGCCCCTGCCACACTCACTCTGTCTGTGGAGAGCATCCCCTGGCCAGGACTGGGGGGTGGCACTTTGCCTCCTACACTCAGCCTCCCCTGGCTGCTGGTACTCAGGAGGAGTGgagccaccctcctcctccagagGCCCTCACCAGGTGGCCTTGGTACCTGTCTGAGTCTGCCCTGCTCAACACCCAGCTCCACAGCAGGAAAGCCCCAGGACGCCCCAGTGGATCAGAGGACCACGGCCTCTTCACAGACCAACACCCGTTCACCTCCACCCCTCTAGCCATTTCCACCCTGCCCACTGACAGGACCCACACAGACAACAGCTTGACAAGCACAGACGACCCCTTCCTAACAGACACTGCATTTACTACTGACAGCTTCTATACCACTGACAACCCCTCTACCATCACAAGGAGAACAGCCACCCTCCGCACCAGGAGTGTCAAGAGGCCTAACCAGGGTGGCTCCCCGGTACGCAACACCAgcccagcccccagccccaggTCTACACTCCCACTCCTACTGAACCTGTGGTTCTTCCTGACTCACACCCGGTATGTCCTCTGA